One Helianthus annuus cultivar XRQ/B chromosome 12, HanXRQr2.0-SUNRISE, whole genome shotgun sequence genomic region harbors:
- the LOC118485073 gene encoding protein FAR1-RELATED SEQUENCE 5-like encodes MHVDCSRSSEAPVRSPDVVISNNFMNSAFNDDQVMDNVEGEDSHMQAMTVAVSGSSLGPSMFAESSRGQLDGFSVKKGQTKVWNGIPTHKYLRCSKYGKPQPKRTFDTLDESSVKHRRTNFTWCDCKASMLVSISNDSYTVLSFNDIHNHELVESYNRDLGKISWKLSFSTKQFIHNMSLNRIGPMRAYRCLVALKGGHHNVNGTPVDFKNFSHQLRIFIGERDAQVFLERLRERFDNLPNFYFDYTVSNGKLSSVFWADEISKLNYKAFGDVLAFDATYSTNRLS; translated from the exons ATGCATGTTGATTGTTCTCGGTCATCTGAAGCCCCTGTTAGATCCCCGGATGTTGTGATATCCAACAATTTCATGAACAGCGCGTTTAATGATGACCAGGTTATGGATAATGTAGAAG GGGAAGATTCGCATATGCAGGCCATGACTGTTGCTGTTTCTGGATCATCTCTTGGTCCTTCTATGTTTGCTGAATCATCACGCGGCCAGTTAGACG GTTTTTCTGTAAAAAAAGGGCAAACTAAAGTCTGGAATGGAATTCCCACACACAAGTATCTTCGATGCTCAAAATATGGAAAACCACAACCAAAGAGGACTTTCGACACCCTAGATGAATCTTCTGTTAAGCACCGGAGGACCAACTTCACATGGTGTGACTGTAAGGCAAGCATGCTAGTCTCGATCTCGAACGATTCATACACAGTTCTGAGTTTCAATGATATTCATAATCATGAACTTGTTGAGAGTTACAACCGTGATCTTGGCAAGATATCATGGAAGCTGTCATTCTCCACGAAACAATTTATTCACAATATGAGTCTAAACCGCATCGGACCAATGAGAGCTTATAGATGTCTTGTAGCTTTAAAAGGAGGGCATCACAATGTCAATGGGACTCCGGTGGATTTTAAAAACTTTAGCCACCAGTTGCGAATTTTTATTGGTGAACGCGACGCACAAGTTTTCCTTGAACGCCTGCGTGAGCGTTTTGACAACCTACCCAACTTCTACTTTGATTACACTGTATCAAATGGAAAGTTGTCTTCTGTATTCTGGGCTGATGAGATTTCAAAGCTAAACTACAAAGCTTTTGGCGATGTCCTCGCGTTTGACGCAACTTACAGCACAAACAG GCTTTCTTGA
- the LOC110893186 gene encoding protein FAR1-RELATED SEQUENCE 5-like, with the protein MKTTSRYESSNAAFKVNSTSANTLVQFMMCFENRVDSQRYRQRVSEYKTSSTMFTGNTDLAIEQHAFAIYKNAVFAQVQKEIIKGKFLCYITNQTEPSNSSLLIDVTHLDKRNNITNVYQVTYNTVDQSASCSCRNFTRIGYVCRHVFCVYRLKNVERIPPQYINDRWRRDALPKQVFSISSRYGVNPHAPSIMRNEILDLVTECVYVARTDEDALAKLVDQLRDFKINVLSKQPLSTPQNESNECQMEEIVGQPINIPVEVVNPEVARNKGCGTHTRISGPGEKAKAKPPKLPKQLRLCKRCGLYVDDHDSRNCLKVAAMKAAKAAAEQQRQTATGDSPSD; encoded by the exons ATGAAGACCACCTCCCGCTACGAAAGCTCTAACGCTGCCTTCAAGGTCAACTCAACAAGCGCAAACACCCTTGTACAATTTATGATGTGCTTTGAAAATAGGGTAGACAGCCAACGATATCGTCAACGTGTATCGGAGTACAAAACCTCATCCACAATGTTCACTGGCAATACTGATTTAGCGATAGAACAGCACGCGTTCGCCATTTACAAAAACGCTGTTTTCGCGCAAGTTCAAAAAGAGATAATTAAAGGGAAGTTTTTATGCTACATCACAAACCAAACCGAGCCCAGCAATTCCAGTCTTCTGATAGACGTCACTCATTTGGATAAAAGGAACAACATCACAAACGTCTATCag GTTACGTATAACACTGTAGACCAATCCGCGAGTTGCTCATGTAGGAATTTCACACGTATCGGATATGTGTGTCGCCATGTCTTTTGCGTCTATCGATTGAAAAATGTTGAAAGGATTCCACCACAATACATAAACGATAGGTGGCGTCGAGATGCCCTCCCCAAACAGGTTTTTTCAATTTCCAGTCGATACGGAGTCAACCCACACGCACCGTCCATTATGCGGAATGAAATCCTCGACCTCGTTACTGAATGCGTTTATGTGGCCAGAACCGATGAGGATGCGTTGGCAAAATTGGTTGACCAACTCAGGGATTTCAAGATCAATGTGCTTTCCAAGCAACCATTGTCTACACCTCAAAATGAATCAAACGAGTGTCAAATGGAAGAAATAGTTGGACAGCCAATCAACATTCCAGTCGAAGTTGTTAATCCAGAAGTTGCACGCAATAAAGGATGTGGTACTCATACTCGCATTTCTGGGCCCGGTGAGAAGGCAAAGGCAAAACCACCAAAACTTCCAAAGCAGCTTCGTTTATGCAAGCGTTGTGGTCTGTATGTCGACGACCACGACTCACGCAACTGCCTTAAGGTGGCTGCAATGAAAGCAGCAAAGGCAGCTGCTGAACAACAAAGGCAGACCGCCACTGGCGACTCACCCTCTGATTAA